A stretch of Monomorium pharaonis isolate MP-MQ-018 chromosome 7, ASM1337386v2, whole genome shotgun sequence DNA encodes these proteins:
- the LOC105834873 gene encoding voltage-dependent calcium channel subunit alpha-2/delta-3 isoform X2 — protein sequence MPTPANRCSIFYFVLAFVVCLAKDAHIVARWADKLSTELWELANEVARPEELLEKYKSMNARVEDKSGEDLINVISENIGRMLRRKMDAVTCIRIAAEEATKDPFLVDGNFSYVSSKCSPVIGHDSAKKKHCKRTTKLYRDMELISDSHFYNIPVNTSYSSVHIPTNVFDGDPTVKKDIARTEPLDDMFRQNYESDPALSWQYFGTVTGMLRQYPAMQWRTNVEDIDNDSDSDNKVDDDNNGDNVTATVAVADDAAVADNDDNEDDDEDDDEDDDDDDDDDDDDDSPDLYDCRVRSWFIEATTCSKDIVILIDGSGSMKGMGKTIAKATVSSILDTLSNNDFVTLLKFSKETTEFVPCFKNMLIQATPENLDTFKKSMDEFDTEEVANLTAAFIKAFTLLETYRKIRGCDVDSSCNQLIMLITDDIPGGKLANNLKEVFKKWNWKENSTVRVFTYLIGKEASKMDDVQWMVRSCLNRGGCEHIRTLGEVREQVLKYIPVVARPLVLQSVVHPIVWTHAYADITLHESENIEEDASMLNTTAWQEYRLLTSVSTPVFDRKSDNATDATNDTLLGVAGTDVPIDDIRKLTLPYKLGVNGYAFIVSNNGYVILHPDLRPVYKGRLKLNYNSVDLTEVEILDDGRGPRNPGPEIRKLRAALVDHKRGNMTEIPVKLHYDDNRRINLEKRDYFYAPLPGTPFSLAVVIPHYGTTWIKVGDEIRRNQNMNVNVSDYFVGDHWRVHPSWVYCRYHYLEGHEFNSPEDELRHFLALVSRPGWRWSEQYEAYLSIDENVNEEPNCGRRTLKHNDYYCNKELMQLLIFDAKATNNSFSGDYIEDLPPKAQELAYIYGIFVRFVATQSGLTRWHHLRTSKLSNVDDGIVFGDLHRRAVNEPWYKGAIFQNELDSNSISLSVPWEAGADAIVTVSMSVSPKDAGKKAPAAVVGFQMPMRDFYKRFIALTSVTTDPKMNCAHNWIDCYLLDQNGYVVISEAHNDTGQFMGTQEGAVMLSMVKQGLYNPVDIYDYQAWCQEIRISNSAISLMEPLQHITKLLLWFLLRLMWFTTQFVNLPGIHGKVHFDEDAPDPPPPPEPYLYHYPCDQKRTLYMLNETVAAKGVTNHSDYCSRPFYAQRVAHTNLLLVVVDSMYPTCYKRLEITPVNISPLEYTNSMGDKPCHKILLNALKRRRLKNCFTEHPLEHEAYSCGASELMVSLSVLYIIVAKILCIFV from the exons ATGCCGACGCCTGCAAATCGATGTTCCATCTTTTATTTCGTGTTGGCGTTTGTCGTGTGTCTAGCTAAAGACGCGCACAT tGTAGCTAGATGGGCGGACAAGTTAAGTACCGAGCTATGGGAACTCGCGAACGAAGTGGCCCGGCCCGAGGAATTGTTGGAA AAATACAAAAGTATGAATGCGCGAGTTGAAGATAAGTCCGGAGAAGATTTGATCAACGTAATCAGTGAAAATATAGGTAGAATGCTGCGCCGGAAGATGGATGCAGTTACTTGTATTCGAATAGCAGCCGAGGAGGCTACGAAGGACCCATTTCTTGTGGATGGCAATTTCTCTTATGTTTCCAGCAAATGCAGCCCTGTCATTGGACATGATTCAGCAAAGAAGAAACATTGCAAAAGGACTACGAAACTGTACAG AGACATGGAACTGATCTCAGACTCGCATTTTTACAATATCCCGGTCAACACGAGTTACTCATCGGTTCATATACCGACCAATGTGTTTGACGGCGATCCTACGGTAAAGAAAGATATTGCGAGGACTGAACCTTTAGACGATATGTTTCGTCAGAATTACGAATCCGATCCGGCATTATCGTGGCAATACTTTGGTACAGTTACCGGTATGCTTCGACAATATCCTGCTATGCAATGGCGAACAAACGTAGAGGATATTGACAATGATAGTGACAGTGATAACAAAGttgatgatgataataatgGCGATAATGTTACTGCtactgttgctgttgctgatGATGCTGCTGTTGCTGATAACGATGATAATGAGGATGATGATGAGGATGATGATGaggatgatgatgatgatgatgatgacgacgatgatgatgattCTCCTGATCTGTATGACTGCAGAGTTCGTAGTTGGTTCATCGAAGCGACCACATGCAGCAAAGACATAGTGATTCTAATAGATGGTAGCGGCAGCATGAAAGGCATGGGAAAGACAATTG CAAAGGCAACAGTGAGTTCGATTTTGGATACATTGTCGAACAACGACTTTGTCACGTTGCTGAAATTTAGCAAAGAGACAACCGAATTCGTGCCGTGTTTTAAGAATATGCTGATTCAAGCCACTCCAGAGAATCTTGATACATTCAAGAAATCCATGGATGAATTCGACACAGAGGAGGTTGCTAATCTCACAGCAGCTTTCATTAAGGCATTTACTCTACTCGAAACCTATCGAAAGATACGCGGTTGTGATGTCGACTCGTCATGTAATCAACTCATTATGCTCATTACTGATGACATTCCCGGAGGGAAACTAGCGAATAATCTGAAGGAG gtATTCAAGAAATGGAACTGGAAGGAAAATAGCACAGTACGCGTATTTACGTATCTTATAGGAAAGGAAGCATCTAAGATGGACGATGTTCAGTGGATGGTGAGATCATGTTTGAATCGCGGCGGCTGCGAACATATACGAACATTGGGAGAAGTACGGGAGCAGGTGCTCAAGTACATTCCGGTCGTAGCGCGTCCTCTGGTACTTCAGAGTGTAGTACATCCTATCGTGTGGACACACGCTTATGCCGACATCACG CTGCACGAGAGCGAGAATATTGAAGAGGATGCGTCTATGCTGAATACCACCGCCTGGCAAGAATATAGGCTGTTGACTTCTGTAAGCACACCTGTGTTTGATCGCAAGAGCGACAACGCGACAGATGCGACGAATGACACGTTGCTCGGCGTGGCCGGCACAGACGTGCCGATCGACGACATTCGTAAGCTTACGTTGCCATACAAGCTCGGCGTGAACGGTTACGCTTTTATCGTGTCCAACAATGGTTACGTGATATTGCATCCAGATCTCCGACCAGTCTACAAAGGCCGGcttaaattaaactataacAGTGTTGACCTCACAGAGGTGGAGATACTCGACGACGGGCGTGGACCGAG aaACCCAGGTCCCGAAATACGGAAGTTGAGAGCAGCATTGGTGGATCATAAGCGAGGTAATATGACTGAGATTCCAGTGAAATTGCATTACGATGACAATCGTCGGATCAATCTCGAGAAACgtgattatttttatgcgCCCCTACCTGGAACCCCATTTAGCCTTGCGGTCGTTATACCTCATTACGGAACTACTTGGATTAAG GTTGGTGATGAGATTCGTAGAAATCAGAACATGAATGTGAATGTGTCGGACTACTTTGTAGGCGATCATTGGCGTGTACATCCGAGCTGGGTATATTGTCGTTACCATTACCTAGAGGGTCATGAGTTTAACAGTCCGGAAGACGAGTTGCGTCACTTCTTGGCTTTGGTAAGCCGACCTGGCTGGCGCTGGTCTGAGCAATACGAAGCTTATCTATCTATAGATGAAAATGTGAATGAAGAGCCCAATTGTGGCAGGCGGACACTTAAGCACaatgattattattgcaataaagaGCTTATGCAATTGCTTATATTTGATGCCAAGGCAACGAATAATAGCTTCAGTGGTGACTATATTGAAGATTTGCCTCCAAAAGCTCAAGAGCTAGCATATATCTACGGTATTTTCGTAAGATTTGTTGCGACGCAAAGCGGTCTCACCAGGTGGCATCATCTAAGAACTAGCAAATTATCAAATGTAGACGACGGCATTGTCTTCGGTGACCTTCATAGACGAGCAGTGAACGAGCCTTGGTACAAAGGTGCAATCTTTCAGAATGAGCTAGATTCCAATAGTATTTCTTTATCCG TTCCATGGGAAGCAGGCGCAGATGCAATAGTAACAGTTTCAATGAGCGTATCGCCTAAAGACGCTGGCAAGAAAGCGCCGGCGGCCGTAGTAGGTTTTCAGATGCCAATGAGAGATTTTTATAAACGATTTATTGCATTAACCTCAGTGACGACAGATCCGAAGATGAATTGTGCCCATAATTGGATCGATTGCTACTTGCTGGATCAGAATGGCTATGTAGTGATCTCGGAAGCCCATAATGATACTGGGCAATTCATGGGCACGCAGGAGGGCGCCGTCATGTTATCCATGGTCAAGCAAGGTCTTTACAATCCAGtcgatatttatgattatcAAGCCTGGTGTCAGGAAATT CGAATCAGCAACTCTGCCATTAGCTTGATGGAACCGCTGCAAcacattacaaaattgttgCTCTGGTTTTTGCTGCGGTTGATGTGGTTTACGACCCAATTTGTAAACTTACCCGGCATTCACGGCAAAGTCCACTTTGATGAGGATGCACCAGATCCGCCACCACCACCGGAGCCCTATCTGTATCACTATCCCTGCGATCAAAAGCGAACTCTCTATATGTTAAACGAGACCGTCGCTGCTAAAGGTGTCACTAATCACTCTGACTACTGTTCGCGACCTTTTTACGCTCAGAgg GTGGCACACACTAATTTATTGCTAGTTGTGGTAGACAGCATGTACCCAACATGCTACAAAAGATTGGAAATAACACCCGTCAATATCTCACCCCTTGAGTACACAAATAGCATGGGCGACAAACCCTGTCATAAGATTCTATTAAACGCCCTGAAGAGACGCAGgttgaaaaattgtttcacaGAACATCCTTTGGAGCATGAGGCATATAGTTGTGGAGCATCCGAACTGATGGTGTCCTTGTCTGTGTTGTATATCATTGTTGCTAAGATtctatgtatttttgtataa
- the LOC105834873 gene encoding voltage-dependent calcium channel subunit alpha-2/delta-3 isoform X1, with the protein MPTPANRCSIFYFVLAFVVCLAKDAHIVARWADKLSTELWELANEVARPEELLEKYKSMNARVEDKSGEDLINVISENIGRMLRRKMDAVTCIRIAAEEATKDPFLVDGNFSYVSSKCSPVIGHDSAKKKHCKRTTKLYRDMELISDSHFYNIPVNTSYSSVHIPTNVFDGDPTVKKDIARTEPLDDMFRQNYESDPALSWQYFGTVTGMLRQYPAMQWRTNVEDIDNDSDSDNKVDDDNNGDNVTATVAVADDAAVADNDDNEDDDEDDDEDDDDDDDDDDDDDSPDLYDCRVRSWFIEATTCSKDIVILIDGSGSMKGMGKTIAKATVSSILDTLSNNDFVTLLKFSKETTEFVPCFKNMLIQATPENLDTFKKSMDEFDTEEVANLTAAFIKAFTLLETYRKIRGCDVDSSCNQLIMLITDDIPGGKLANNLKEVFKKWNWKENSTVRVFTYLIGKEASKMDDVQWMVRSCLNRGGCEHIRTLGEVREQVLKYIPVVARPLVLQSVVHPIVWTHAYADITNPALAAWLWLVMKHEEQNLRLQKYLKGKQLGVRINEDAIYIQKLHESENIEEDASMLNTTAWQEYRLLTSVSTPVFDRKSDNATDATNDTLLGVAGTDVPIDDIRKLTLPYKLGVNGYAFIVSNNGYVILHPDLRPVYKGRLKLNYNSVDLTEVEILDDGRGPRNPGPEIRKLRAALVDHKRGNMTEIPVKLHYDDNRRINLEKRDYFYAPLPGTPFSLAVVIPHYGTTWIKVGDEIRRNQNMNVNVSDYFVGDHWRVHPSWVYCRYHYLEGHEFNSPEDELRHFLALVSRPGWRWSEQYEAYLSIDENVNEEPNCGRRTLKHNDYYCNKELMQLLIFDAKATNNSFSGDYIEDLPPKAQELAYIYGIFVRFVATQSGLTRWHHLRTSKLSNVDDGIVFGDLHRRAVNEPWYKGAIFQNELDSNSISLSVPWEAGADAIVTVSMSVSPKDAGKKAPAAVVGFQMPMRDFYKRFIALTSVTTDPKMNCAHNWIDCYLLDQNGYVVISEAHNDTGQFMGTQEGAVMLSMVKQGLYNPVDIYDYQAWCQEIRISNSAISLMEPLQHITKLLLWFLLRLMWFTTQFVNLPGIHGKVHFDEDAPDPPPPPEPYLYHYPCDQKRTLYMLNETVAAKGVTNHSDYCSRPFYAQRVAHTNLLLVVVDSMYPTCYKRLEITPVNISPLEYTNSMGDKPCHKILLNALKRRRLKNCFTEHPLEHEAYSCGASELMVSLSVLYIIVAKILCIFV; encoded by the exons ATGCCGACGCCTGCAAATCGATGTTCCATCTTTTATTTCGTGTTGGCGTTTGTCGTGTGTCTAGCTAAAGACGCGCACAT tGTAGCTAGATGGGCGGACAAGTTAAGTACCGAGCTATGGGAACTCGCGAACGAAGTGGCCCGGCCCGAGGAATTGTTGGAA AAATACAAAAGTATGAATGCGCGAGTTGAAGATAAGTCCGGAGAAGATTTGATCAACGTAATCAGTGAAAATATAGGTAGAATGCTGCGCCGGAAGATGGATGCAGTTACTTGTATTCGAATAGCAGCCGAGGAGGCTACGAAGGACCCATTTCTTGTGGATGGCAATTTCTCTTATGTTTCCAGCAAATGCAGCCCTGTCATTGGACATGATTCAGCAAAGAAGAAACATTGCAAAAGGACTACGAAACTGTACAG AGACATGGAACTGATCTCAGACTCGCATTTTTACAATATCCCGGTCAACACGAGTTACTCATCGGTTCATATACCGACCAATGTGTTTGACGGCGATCCTACGGTAAAGAAAGATATTGCGAGGACTGAACCTTTAGACGATATGTTTCGTCAGAATTACGAATCCGATCCGGCATTATCGTGGCAATACTTTGGTACAGTTACCGGTATGCTTCGACAATATCCTGCTATGCAATGGCGAACAAACGTAGAGGATATTGACAATGATAGTGACAGTGATAACAAAGttgatgatgataataatgGCGATAATGTTACTGCtactgttgctgttgctgatGATGCTGCTGTTGCTGATAACGATGATAATGAGGATGATGATGAGGATGATGATGaggatgatgatgatgatgatgatgacgacgatgatgatgattCTCCTGATCTGTATGACTGCAGAGTTCGTAGTTGGTTCATCGAAGCGACCACATGCAGCAAAGACATAGTGATTCTAATAGATGGTAGCGGCAGCATGAAAGGCATGGGAAAGACAATTG CAAAGGCAACAGTGAGTTCGATTTTGGATACATTGTCGAACAACGACTTTGTCACGTTGCTGAAATTTAGCAAAGAGACAACCGAATTCGTGCCGTGTTTTAAGAATATGCTGATTCAAGCCACTCCAGAGAATCTTGATACATTCAAGAAATCCATGGATGAATTCGACACAGAGGAGGTTGCTAATCTCACAGCAGCTTTCATTAAGGCATTTACTCTACTCGAAACCTATCGAAAGATACGCGGTTGTGATGTCGACTCGTCATGTAATCAACTCATTATGCTCATTACTGATGACATTCCCGGAGGGAAACTAGCGAATAATCTGAAGGAG gtATTCAAGAAATGGAACTGGAAGGAAAATAGCACAGTACGCGTATTTACGTATCTTATAGGAAAGGAAGCATCTAAGATGGACGATGTTCAGTGGATGGTGAGATCATGTTTGAATCGCGGCGGCTGCGAACATATACGAACATTGGGAGAAGTACGGGAGCAGGTGCTCAAGTACATTCCGGTCGTAGCGCGTCCTCTGGTACTTCAGAGTGTAGTACATCCTATCGTGTGGACACACGCTTATGCCGACATCACG AATCCGGCACTTGCCGCTTGGCTATGGCTGGTGATGAAGCATGAAGAACAAAACTTGCGACTACAAAAGTATCTGAAGGGAAAACAGCTGGGCGTACGAATAAACGAGGATGCAATCTACATACAGAAG CTGCACGAGAGCGAGAATATTGAAGAGGATGCGTCTATGCTGAATACCACCGCCTGGCAAGAATATAGGCTGTTGACTTCTGTAAGCACACCTGTGTTTGATCGCAAGAGCGACAACGCGACAGATGCGACGAATGACACGTTGCTCGGCGTGGCCGGCACAGACGTGCCGATCGACGACATTCGTAAGCTTACGTTGCCATACAAGCTCGGCGTGAACGGTTACGCTTTTATCGTGTCCAACAATGGTTACGTGATATTGCATCCAGATCTCCGACCAGTCTACAAAGGCCGGcttaaattaaactataacAGTGTTGACCTCACAGAGGTGGAGATACTCGACGACGGGCGTGGACCGAG aaACCCAGGTCCCGAAATACGGAAGTTGAGAGCAGCATTGGTGGATCATAAGCGAGGTAATATGACTGAGATTCCAGTGAAATTGCATTACGATGACAATCGTCGGATCAATCTCGAGAAACgtgattatttttatgcgCCCCTACCTGGAACCCCATTTAGCCTTGCGGTCGTTATACCTCATTACGGAACTACTTGGATTAAG GTTGGTGATGAGATTCGTAGAAATCAGAACATGAATGTGAATGTGTCGGACTACTTTGTAGGCGATCATTGGCGTGTACATCCGAGCTGGGTATATTGTCGTTACCATTACCTAGAGGGTCATGAGTTTAACAGTCCGGAAGACGAGTTGCGTCACTTCTTGGCTTTGGTAAGCCGACCTGGCTGGCGCTGGTCTGAGCAATACGAAGCTTATCTATCTATAGATGAAAATGTGAATGAAGAGCCCAATTGTGGCAGGCGGACACTTAAGCACaatgattattattgcaataaagaGCTTATGCAATTGCTTATATTTGATGCCAAGGCAACGAATAATAGCTTCAGTGGTGACTATATTGAAGATTTGCCTCCAAAAGCTCAAGAGCTAGCATATATCTACGGTATTTTCGTAAGATTTGTTGCGACGCAAAGCGGTCTCACCAGGTGGCATCATCTAAGAACTAGCAAATTATCAAATGTAGACGACGGCATTGTCTTCGGTGACCTTCATAGACGAGCAGTGAACGAGCCTTGGTACAAAGGTGCAATCTTTCAGAATGAGCTAGATTCCAATAGTATTTCTTTATCCG TTCCATGGGAAGCAGGCGCAGATGCAATAGTAACAGTTTCAATGAGCGTATCGCCTAAAGACGCTGGCAAGAAAGCGCCGGCGGCCGTAGTAGGTTTTCAGATGCCAATGAGAGATTTTTATAAACGATTTATTGCATTAACCTCAGTGACGACAGATCCGAAGATGAATTGTGCCCATAATTGGATCGATTGCTACTTGCTGGATCAGAATGGCTATGTAGTGATCTCGGAAGCCCATAATGATACTGGGCAATTCATGGGCACGCAGGAGGGCGCCGTCATGTTATCCATGGTCAAGCAAGGTCTTTACAATCCAGtcgatatttatgattatcAAGCCTGGTGTCAGGAAATT CGAATCAGCAACTCTGCCATTAGCTTGATGGAACCGCTGCAAcacattacaaaattgttgCTCTGGTTTTTGCTGCGGTTGATGTGGTTTACGACCCAATTTGTAAACTTACCCGGCATTCACGGCAAAGTCCACTTTGATGAGGATGCACCAGATCCGCCACCACCACCGGAGCCCTATCTGTATCACTATCCCTGCGATCAAAAGCGAACTCTCTATATGTTAAACGAGACCGTCGCTGCTAAAGGTGTCACTAATCACTCTGACTACTGTTCGCGACCTTTTTACGCTCAGAgg GTGGCACACACTAATTTATTGCTAGTTGTGGTAGACAGCATGTACCCAACATGCTACAAAAGATTGGAAATAACACCCGTCAATATCTCACCCCTTGAGTACACAAATAGCATGGGCGACAAACCCTGTCATAAGATTCTATTAAACGCCCTGAAGAGACGCAGgttgaaaaattgtttcacaGAACATCCTTTGGAGCATGAGGCATATAGTTGTGGAGCATCCGAACTGATGGTGTCCTTGTCTGTGTTGTATATCATTGTTGCTAAGATtctatgtatttttgtataa